From Nitrospirota bacterium, one genomic window encodes:
- the mnmG gene encoding tRNA uridine-5-carboxymethylaminomethyl(34) synthesis enzyme MnmG, with protein MYTESEYDIIVVGGGHAGCEAALASARMGLSTCLFAMNLDTIAQLSCNPAIGGLAKGHLVREIDALGGEMARVTDRAGIQFRMLNSSKGPAVWSLRAQADRVLYRLTMREVLESEPKLTIKQASVERINTKDGHVTGVSTSHEAFYGAGAVIITTGTFLKGLIHIGLDSHAAGRAGEFPSLGLSDSLKELGLRLGRLKTGTPPRIDSRSIDFSRTTEQSGDDPPIPFSYSTDTITNPQLPCFITHTNERTHRIILDSLDRSPLYSGRIKGVGPRYCPSIEDKVVRFSDRPGHQVFLEPEGLQTKEYYANGISTSLPYDIQVELVRSIAGLEEAEIMRPGYAIEYDFVYPTQLKHTLETRSTEGLFLAGQINGTSGYEEAAAQGLMAGINAALKLRSEAPLVLKRHEAYIGVLIDDLVTKGTSEPYRMFTSRAEYRLLLRHDNADFRLREKGFGTGLVCEGEYRRFLRRKELLEAELKRIHSLKVSAEEANPLLESLKTSAITEKTPLLQLLKRPEVSYGFLRTLCPPPYEVDKELEKLVETEIKYKGYIKRQMEMVERMKRIEGRTIPPDFKFDRISGLSREVLRKLEEVRPSNIGEASRIPGVTPAAIALVMIALEKKRRERSRQ; from the coding sequence ATGTATACTGAATCTGAATATGACATCATAGTTGTAGGTGGTGGCCACGCAGGATGTGAGGCTGCACTTGCTTCTGCACGGATGGGGCTTTCGACATGCCTCTTTGCCATGAACCTCGACACCATTGCACAGTTGTCCTGCAACCCTGCAATAGGCGGGCTTGCAAAGGGACACCTCGTAAGAGAGATAGATGCACTCGGGGGAGAGATGGCCAGGGTCACAGACAGGGCCGGCATACAATTCAGGATGCTGAACAGCAGTAAAGGACCGGCCGTCTGGTCACTCAGGGCCCAGGCAGACAGGGTGCTTTACCGTCTTACAATGCGCGAAGTACTTGAATCAGAACCGAAGCTGACAATAAAACAGGCATCTGTTGAAAGGATAAACACAAAGGACGGACACGTCACGGGCGTATCAACCTCGCATGAAGCATTTTATGGAGCAGGGGCTGTAATTATTACAACCGGCACATTTTTAAAAGGATTGATCCACATAGGGCTTGACAGCCACGCTGCGGGCAGGGCCGGAGAGTTTCCATCCCTTGGCCTTTCAGACTCCCTGAAAGAGCTCGGATTAAGACTGGGAAGGCTAAAGACAGGGACACCACCAAGGATAGACTCAAGGAGCATAGATTTCTCAAGGACCACGGAACAGTCAGGTGATGACCCTCCGATACCGTTTTCCTACTCTACAGACACAATAACCAATCCTCAACTGCCATGCTTTATAACACATACAAACGAAAGGACACACAGGATTATCCTTGACAGCCTCGACCGCTCCCCTTTATACAGCGGCAGGATAAAGGGTGTTGGACCGAGGTACTGTCCATCCATAGAAGACAAGGTCGTGAGATTCTCCGACAGGCCGGGGCACCAGGTCTTCCTTGAACCAGAGGGGCTTCAGACAAAGGAGTATTATGCCAACGGCATATCCACAAGCCTGCCCTACGATATACAGGTTGAACTCGTCAGGAGCATTGCTGGACTTGAAGAGGCTGAGATTATGAGGCCCGGTTATGCAATTGAATATGATTTTGTTTATCCGACACAGCTGAAACACACCCTTGAGACCAGGTCAACAGAAGGGTTATTTCTTGCGGGTCAGATAAACGGAACCTCCGGTTATGAAGAGGCAGCGGCCCAGGGTCTGATGGCCGGGATAAATGCAGCACTAAAGCTCAGATCAGAAGCCCCCCTTGTACTTAAACGACATGAGGCATACATAGGGGTATTGATTGACGACCTTGTCACAAAGGGAACGTCAGAGCCGTACAGGATGTTTACATCAAGGGCGGAATACAGGCTGCTGCTGAGGCACGACAATGCAGACTTCAGGCTCAGGGAAAAGGGATTTGGGACAGGTCTTGTCTGTGAAGGAGAGTACAGGAGATTCCTCAGGAGAAAGGAACTGTTGGAGGCCGAGTTAAAGAGAATCCACTCCCTGAAGGTCAGCGCAGAAGAGGCAAACCCCTTACTTGAATCCCTGAAGACTTCAGCTATTACTGAAAAAACTCCGCTTCTCCAGCTACTGAAACGTCCTGAAGTCTCCTATGGTTTTCTGAGGACTCTCTGCCCTCCTCCTTACGAAGTTGATAAAGAACTGGAAAAACTTGTTGAAACAGAGATAAAATATAAGGGATACATCAAACGTCAGATGGAGATGGTGGAAAGGATGAAGCGTATCGAGGGGCGTACCATTCCGCCTGACTTCAAGTTTGACAGGATATCGGGACTCTCCCGTGAAGTTCTGAGAAAACTCGAAGAGGTCAGACCCTCAAATATAGGTGAAGCAAGCCGCATCCCGGGAGTCACACCAGCTGCCATAGCCCTTGTTATGATAGCCCTCGAGAAAAAGAGAAGGGAAAGAAGCAGGCAATAG